In the genome of Fundulus heteroclitus isolate FHET01 unplaced genomic scaffold, MU-UCD_Fhet_4.1 scaffold_36, whole genome shotgun sequence, one region contains:
- the LOC105923593 gene encoding uncharacterized protein LOC105923593 isoform X2 — MCSREKSLSVQQLIEGQEMLVLELVLIVVLQFEGTRGGELYHRSGDDVVLPCNSPAFFYPCSIVNWFFNRDPSSSSLLEVQDGKVVQSLPRAARLNVDRKCSLIINNITAEDAGRYTCRLGSRTDFDGDVHLSVLTISPSPPGADPTKDEDFTLQCSLVRFRGLGPCPEKSLLWVDETGSELLGEGVGFKSGGQTGCDSNLTVKLQRSSNRTYTCQFVEGNTVKIESHYTLEFKVIRGEGVHIYHRAGDDAVLSCKRPSSSLSCSTVDWFYTRAENMKRQHEVHGGKVQSSARAARLRLDNNCSLIINNITAEDAGRYTCQLWDGGRFDTDVYLNMMSISPSPPGADPTKDGDLTLLCSLVRFRGLGPCPEKSLLWVDETGSELLGEGVGFKSGGQTGCDSYLTVKLQSSSNRTYTCQFVEGNTVEIEAHYPPEFEASTDWSPLSFIMMTLRITALILMVGITVGIIRTRGSKKNTERHSCS, encoded by the exons ATGtgcagcagagaaaagtctCTCAGTGTTCAGCAGCTGATAGAAGGACAGGAGATGTTGGTTCTGGAACTGGTTCTGATCGTTGTGCTTCAGTTTGAAG gcaCCAGAGGAGGAGAACTTTATCACAGATCTGGAGATGATGTCGTTCTACCTTGTAACAGTCCTGCATTTTTTTACCCATGCTCCATTGTTAACTGGTTTTTCAACAGAGATCCAAGCTCAAGCTCTCTGTTGGAGGTTCAGGATGGAAAAGTTGTTCAGAGTTTACCTCGAGCTGCCAGGTTAAATGTGGACAGAAAATGCTCTCTGATCATCAACAACATCACTGCTGAGGATGCTGGACGGTATACCTGTCGACTTGGTTCAAGAACCGACTTTGATGGCGATGTACACCTGAGTGTTTTGACCA tCTCTCCATCTCCACCAGGTGCTGATCCAACaaaggatgaagatttcacatTACAGTGTTCTCTGGTCAGATTCAGAGGGTTGGGTCCTTGTCCAGAGAAGAGCCTCCTCTGGGTGGATGAGACAGGAAGTGAGCTGCTTGGTGAAGGTGTTGGGTTCAAGTCTGGAGGACAGACTGGCTGTGATTCTAATCTCACTGTGAAGcttcagagaagcagcaacAGAACATACACCTGCCAGTTTGTTGAGGGAAACACAGTGAAGATAGAATCTCACTACACACTTGAGTTTAAAG TTATCAGGGGAGAAGGAGTCCATATCTACCACAGAGCTGGAGATGATGCTGTTCTGTCCTGTAAAAGACCTTCATCATCTCTCTCATGCTCCACTGTTGACTGGTTTTATACGAGAGCTGAAAACATGAAGCGTCAACATGAAGTTCATGGAGGAAAAGTTCAGAGTTCAGCTCGAGCTGCCAGGCTGAGGTTGGACAATAACTGCTCTCTGATCATCAACAACATCACTGCTGAGGATGCTGGACGTTACACCTGTCAGCTTTGGGATGGAGGACGCTTTGACACAGATGTGTATTTAAACATGATGAGCA tcTCTCCATCTCCACCAGGTGCTGATCCAACAAAGGATGGAGATTTGACATTACTGTGTTCTCTGGTCAGATTCAGAGGGTTGGGTCCTTGTCCAGAGAAGAGCCTCCTCTGGGTGGATGAGACAGGAAGTGAGCTGCTTGGTGAAGGTGTTGGGTTCAAGTCTGGAGGACAGACTGGCTGTGATTCTTATCTCACTGTGAAGCTtcagagcagcagcaacagaacaTACACCTGCCAGTTTGTTGAGGGAAACACAGTGGAGATAGAAGCTCACTATCCACCTGAGTTTGAAG
- the LOC105923593 gene encoding uncharacterized protein LOC105923593 isoform X3, whose protein sequence is MCSREKSLSVQQLIEGQEMLVLELVLIVVLQFEGTRGGELYHRSGDDVVLPCNSPAFFYPCSIVNWFFNRDPSSSSLLEVQDGKVVQSLPRAARLNVDRKCSLIINNITAEDAGRYTCRLGSRTDFDGDVHLSVLTISPSPPGADPTKDEDFTLQCSLVRFRGLGPCPEKSLLWVDETGSELLGEGVGFKSGGQTGCDSNLTVKLQRSSNRTYTCQFVEGNTVKIESHYTLEFKVIRGEGVHIYHRAGDDAVLSCKRPSSSLSCSTVDWFYTRAENMKRQHEVHGGKVQSSARAARLRLDNNCSLIINNITAEDAGRYTCQLWDGGRFDTDVYLNMMSISPSPPGADPTKDGDLTLLCSLVRFRGLGPCPEKSLLWVDETGSELLGEGVGFKSGGQTGCDSYLTVKLQSSSNRTYTCQFVEGNTVEIEAHYPPEFEASTDWSPLSFIMMTLRITALILMVGITVGIIRTRGS, encoded by the exons ATGtgcagcagagaaaagtctCTCAGTGTTCAGCAGCTGATAGAAGGACAGGAGATGTTGGTTCTGGAACTGGTTCTGATCGTTGTGCTTCAGTTTGAAG gcaCCAGAGGAGGAGAACTTTATCACAGATCTGGAGATGATGTCGTTCTACCTTGTAACAGTCCTGCATTTTTTTACCCATGCTCCATTGTTAACTGGTTTTTCAACAGAGATCCAAGCTCAAGCTCTCTGTTGGAGGTTCAGGATGGAAAAGTTGTTCAGAGTTTACCTCGAGCTGCCAGGTTAAATGTGGACAGAAAATGCTCTCTGATCATCAACAACATCACTGCTGAGGATGCTGGACGGTATACCTGTCGACTTGGTTCAAGAACCGACTTTGATGGCGATGTACACCTGAGTGTTTTGACCA tCTCTCCATCTCCACCAGGTGCTGATCCAACaaaggatgaagatttcacatTACAGTGTTCTCTGGTCAGATTCAGAGGGTTGGGTCCTTGTCCAGAGAAGAGCCTCCTCTGGGTGGATGAGACAGGAAGTGAGCTGCTTGGTGAAGGTGTTGGGTTCAAGTCTGGAGGACAGACTGGCTGTGATTCTAATCTCACTGTGAAGcttcagagaagcagcaacAGAACATACACCTGCCAGTTTGTTGAGGGAAACACAGTGAAGATAGAATCTCACTACACACTTGAGTTTAAAG TTATCAGGGGAGAAGGAGTCCATATCTACCACAGAGCTGGAGATGATGCTGTTCTGTCCTGTAAAAGACCTTCATCATCTCTCTCATGCTCCACTGTTGACTGGTTTTATACGAGAGCTGAAAACATGAAGCGTCAACATGAAGTTCATGGAGGAAAAGTTCAGAGTTCAGCTCGAGCTGCCAGGCTGAGGTTGGACAATAACTGCTCTCTGATCATCAACAACATCACTGCTGAGGATGCTGGACGTTACACCTGTCAGCTTTGGGATGGAGGACGCTTTGACACAGATGTGTATTTAAACATGATGAGCA tcTCTCCATCTCCACCAGGTGCTGATCCAACAAAGGATGGAGATTTGACATTACTGTGTTCTCTGGTCAGATTCAGAGGGTTGGGTCCTTGTCCAGAGAAGAGCCTCCTCTGGGTGGATGAGACAGGAAGTGAGCTGCTTGGTGAAGGTGTTGGGTTCAAGTCTGGAGGACAGACTGGCTGTGATTCTTATCTCACTGTGAAGCTtcagagcagcagcaacagaacaTACACCTGCCAGTTTGTTGAGGGAAACACAGTGGAGATAGAAGCTCACTATCCACCTGAGTTTGAAG